From a single Methanofollis sp. W23 genomic region:
- a CDS encoding lactate dehydrogenase — protein sequence MSSLAVIGTGRVGGEVAFLAAALGLADELILCDAVKPLERAQVLDISHAAYDVTIETDPARLRDADVCVFTAGRPRTPDVKTRADLLTVNLPVLDDCCRALKGFGGVLITVTNPMDVNNYLFSGCLDLEPSRCVGFGGQLDSARFALRLAKEGIADTPAMVLGEHGEHQVPVFSRFGTKVPVEKREAVLASLRGASMEVIKGKGGTAFGPAAHITRLADAVLSDRRDEVVPCSCIVDGEYGLSGLSIGLPARVGAEGIEEIVEWDLDKWETAKLNEAAGFIKKLCRDA from the coding sequence ATGAGCAGCCTCGCAGTGATCGGAACCGGCCGGGTCGGGGGTGAAGTCGCATTTCTCGCCGCAGCATTGGGGCTTGCGGACGAGCTCATACTCTGCGACGCCGTCAAGCCTCTTGAACGCGCGCAGGTTCTTGATATCAGTCATGCCGCCTATGATGTTACCATCGAGACCGATCCCGCCCGCCTGAGGGACGCAGACGTCTGTGTCTTCACCGCAGGACGGCCCCGCACCCCTGACGTGAAGACCAGGGCCGACCTCCTTACCGTCAACCTCCCGGTCCTCGACGACTGCTGCCGGGCGTTGAAGGGGTTCGGGGGCGTCCTGATCACGGTCACCAACCCCATGGACGTGAACAACTATCTCTTCTCCGGCTGTCTTGACCTGGAGCCTTCCAGGTGCGTCGGGTTCGGCGGCCAGCTCGACAGCGCCAGGTTCGCCCTCAGGCTTGCAAAGGAGGGGATCGCGGACACCCCGGCCATGGTCCTCGGCGAACATGGGGAACATCAGGTTCCGGTCTTCTCCAGGTTCGGGACCAAGGTGCCGGTCGAGAAGCGCGAGGCGGTGCTCGCCTCCCTCCGCGGGGCGAGCATGGAGGTGATCAAGGGCAAGGGCGGCACGGCCTTTGGTCCTGCGGCCCATATCACGAGGCTTGCCGATGCGGTCCTTTCCGACCGGCGGGACGAGGTCGTCCCGTGCTCGTGCATCGTCGACGGCGAATATGGTCTCTCCGGCCTCTCCATCGGCCTCCCGGCCAGGGTTGGGGCCGAGGGGATCGAGGAGATCGTCGAGTGGGATCTCGACAAATGGGAGACGGCAAAACTGAACGAGGCTGCCGGCTTCATCAAGAAACTTTGCAGGGACGCGTAA
- a CDS encoding methylated-DNA--[protein]-cysteine S-methyltransferase yields the protein MHEGSCPFGLWHVHVAWEGDLVSGVCFLRHPASGGVPEQFTRYLAGDVTGLDGLHSVAVEGESLFARIYRAVQEVPYGETTTYGEVARRVGTVPRVVGTAMRLNPTPLVVPCHRVVAKDGPGGFSPSPELKQALLSMEKGKRTY from the coding sequence GTGCATGAAGGGAGCTGCCCCTTCGGGCTCTGGCACGTGCATGTCGCCTGGGAGGGCGACCTCGTCTCCGGGGTGTGCTTCCTGCGGCACCCGGCCTCGGGCGGGGTGCCGGAGCAGTTCACCAGATACCTTGCCGGCGACGTGACCGGGCTCGACGGGCTCCACTCGGTCGCCGTCGAGGGCGAGAGCCTCTTTGCCAGGATCTACCGGGCAGTGCAGGAGGTCCCGTACGGCGAGACGACGACCTACGGCGAGGTCGCCCGCCGTGTCGGGACCGTGCCGCGGGTCGTCGGCACGGCAATGCGCCTCAACCCCACCCCGCTCGTCGTCCCCTGCCACCGCGTGGTGGCAAAGGACGGGCCCGGCGGGTTCTCTCCCTCTCCTGAGTTGAAGCAGGCACTTCTCTCGATGGAGAAGGGAAAGCGGACATATTAA
- a CDS encoding molybdenum cofactor guanylyltransferase, giving the protein MRTGIVLVGGEARRAGGVEKYFFEVCGQTFIDRLLGTLREVVDEIVIVARDREQCTRFAEYQDVRCIEDLRKGMGPIGGLHAGALAAHGDELFVVACDMPCINGKVIEGLFRMMEGYDAAIPCWNREMLEPLHAVYRRSALLEYLREHESRSLRAMIEALHPRYVPAESFRPVDPDLLTFININHISDLEEFRAEIEHRL; this is encoded by the coding sequence ATGAGAACCGGGATCGTGCTGGTGGGCGGGGAGGCGCGCCGGGCCGGCGGGGTGGAGAAATATTTCTTCGAGGTCTGCGGCCAGACGTTCATCGACCGTCTTCTTGGGACGCTCAGGGAGGTCGTCGACGAGATCGTCATCGTCGCCAGGGACAGGGAGCAGTGCACGCGCTTTGCTGAATACCAGGACGTCCGGTGCATCGAGGACCTGCGAAAGGGGATGGGCCCCATCGGCGGGCTCCATGCCGGGGCCCTTGCCGCCCATGGCGATGAACTCTTTGTCGTGGCCTGCGATATGCCCTGCATCAACGGGAAGGTGATCGAGGGGCTCTTCAGGATGATGGAGGGTTACGACGCCGCGATCCCCTGCTGGAACAGGGAGATGCTCGAACCGCTCCATGCGGTCTATCGCCGTTCCGCCCTTCTCGAATACCTCCGCGAGCACGAGTCCCGCTCGCTGCGGGCGATGATCGAGGCTCTCCACCCCCGCTATGTCCCTGCCGAGTCGTTCAGGCCGGTCGACCCCGACCTCCTCACCTTCATCAATATCAACCATATCAGCGATCTCGAAGAGTTCAGGGCTGAGATTGAGCACCGGTTGTGA
- a CDS encoding DNA-directed DNA polymerase — protein MTEKQATLFGPAEAGAGAGGIRCAINQVEYNLSGVGPVIHVFGREPDGRAVHIQVTGFRPYLYAPAEEVADLSSLPDEVTDQDEEVYRSIKGEALTRLYTRKPTDVRNVRDRFSRHYEADIPFATRYLIDAGLTGGLEVLAEVVEYTEVAPAEVDAPARLCFIDIECEDERGFPETERDAIICITCWDSFEQDYTTFLYLADGTPATFSETWEKTNGCLWKGDARHTLCPYETEEAMLHAFVAYIRERDPDILSGWNFTDFDLPYIVKRMSALGLRPTDLSRLPGLTERTAVRGRTVFDLLTAYRKLQPSQKESYRLDAVAADEVGERKVRYTGTISDLWRDDPERLVEYNCTDVELCVKINEKNDIVDFYRMIARYVGVPLDRTLNSSNVIDIYILRRAHDRFVLPSKGHVLADEFEGATVFEPTLGVKENVVVLDLKSLYPMAMMTINASPETKDQAGELVAPNGVRFRRHPDGLTRTIISELMAERDLFKARRNEHPYGSPEYRLLDLQQGVIKVIMNTYYGVSGYSRFRLYDREIGAAVTSVGRAIIKHTRDVITSMGYEVLYGDTDSCMVELPQAPLEETIARAREIEKRLNESYETFAKETLNADQNYFSIKFEKVYARFFQAGKKKRYAGHLVWKEGVEADTVDIVGFEMRRSDSPQVTRKVQEEVIAMILRGAPLAEVKTYLGEVIRTYRKGGYSLDEAGIPGGIGKALEDYEIKDAHIRGAIYSNTYLGTDFKRGSKPKRIYIKQVTGKYPQTDVVAFEYADQVPPEFVVDWETMLEKTIKQPIARIIEPLGWTWTDVDPSRTTLFDFA, from the coding sequence ATGACGGAAAAACAGGCGACGCTCTTTGGCCCGGCTGAGGCCGGGGCCGGAGCGGGGGGGATCAGGTGTGCGATCAACCAGGTGGAATACAATCTCTCGGGTGTGGGCCCGGTCATCCACGTCTTCGGGCGGGAACCTGACGGCCGTGCGGTCCATATCCAGGTGACCGGGTTCAGGCCGTACCTCTATGCCCCAGCCGAGGAGGTGGCCGACCTGTCCTCTCTCCCTGATGAGGTGACCGATCAGGACGAGGAGGTGTACCGCTCGATCAAGGGCGAGGCCCTGACCAGACTCTATACCCGCAAACCGACTGACGTGCGGAATGTTCGTGACCGTTTCAGTCGCCACTACGAGGCCGACATCCCGTTTGCGACGCGCTACCTCATCGATGCCGGGCTGACCGGGGGGCTCGAGGTCCTGGCCGAGGTCGTCGAGTACACCGAGGTGGCGCCGGCCGAGGTCGACGCCCCGGCCCGTCTCTGTTTCATTGATATCGAGTGCGAGGACGAGCGCGGCTTTCCCGAGACCGAGCGGGACGCGATCATCTGCATCACCTGCTGGGACTCTTTCGAGCAGGACTATACCACCTTCCTCTACCTTGCGGACGGGACGCCCGCCACCTTCTCGGAGACCTGGGAGAAGACGAACGGGTGCCTCTGGAAAGGCGACGCCCGCCACACTCTCTGCCCTTACGAGACCGAAGAAGCGATGCTCCACGCCTTTGTCGCCTATATCAGGGAACGCGACCCCGATATCCTCTCGGGCTGGAACTTCACCGACTTCGACCTCCCCTACATTGTCAAACGGATGAGCGCCCTCGGGCTCAGGCCGACCGACCTCTCCAGGCTCCCTGGCCTGACCGAGCGGACGGCCGTGCGGGGAAGGACGGTCTTTGACCTCCTCACCGCCTACCGCAAACTTCAGCCCAGCCAGAAGGAGTCGTACCGCCTCGATGCCGTCGCCGCCGACGAGGTCGGGGAGCGGAAGGTCCGCTACACCGGGACGATCAGCGACCTCTGGCGGGACGACCCCGAACGGCTCGTCGAGTACAACTGCACCGACGTCGAACTCTGCGTCAAGATCAATGAGAAGAACGACATCGTCGATTTCTACCGGATGATCGCGCGCTATGTCGGCGTCCCCCTCGACCGGACCCTCAACTCCTCCAATGTCATCGACATCTACATCCTGCGCAGGGCCCATGACCGGTTTGTCCTCCCTTCCAAGGGGCATGTCCTGGCCGACGAGTTCGAGGGCGCCACGGTCTTTGAGCCGACGCTCGGCGTGAAGGAGAACGTGGTGGTCCTGGACCTTAAGTCGCTGTACCCGATGGCGATGATGACCATCAACGCCTCGCCTGAGACGAAGGACCAGGCCGGTGAACTGGTCGCCCCGAATGGCGTGCGGTTCAGGCGGCACCCCGACGGCCTCACCAGGACGATCATCTCAGAACTGATGGCCGAGCGCGATTTATTCAAGGCGCGCCGGAACGAGCACCCGTACGGCTCGCCCGAATACCGTCTCCTCGACCTCCAGCAGGGGGTCATCAAGGTGATCATGAACACCTATTACGGGGTCTCGGGCTACTCGCGGTTCAGGCTGTACGACCGGGAGATCGGGGCGGCGGTCACCTCGGTGGGCCGGGCGATCATCAAACACACGCGCGACGTCATCACCTCGATGGGCTACGAGGTGCTGTACGGCGACACCGACTCGTGCATGGTCGAACTCCCGCAGGCCCCCCTCGAAGAGACGATCGCGCGGGCCCGCGAGATCGAGAAACGCCTCAACGAGAGTTATGAGACATTTGCGAAAGAGACTCTCAACGCCGACCAGAACTACTTCTCCATCAAGTTCGAGAAGGTCTATGCTCGCTTCTTCCAGGCAGGCAAGAAGAAACGGTACGCCGGCCACCTGGTCTGGAAGGAAGGGGTCGAAGCGGACACCGTCGACATCGTCGGCTTTGAGATGCGGCGCAGCGACTCCCCGCAGGTCACCCGCAAGGTCCAGGAGGAGGTGATTGCCATGATCCTCAGGGGTGCCCCGCTCGCGGAGGTGAAGACCTATCTCGGCGAGGTGATCAGGACGTACCGCAAGGGGGGGTACTCTCTGGACGAGGCCGGGATCCCTGGCGGGATCGGGAAGGCTCTTGAGGACTACGAGATAAAGGACGCCCATATCAGGGGGGCGATCTACTCGAACACCTATCTTGGCACCGACTTCAAGCGGGGAAGCAAGCCCAAACGGATCTATATCAAACAGGTGACCGGGAAGTACCCGCAGACCGACGTGGTCGCCTTTGAGTACGCCGACCAGGTGCCCCCCGAGTTTGTCGTCGACTGGGAGACGATGCTCGAGAAGACGATCAAGCAACCGATCGCCCGGATCATCGAACCACTGGGATGGACCTGGACCGATGTCGACCCTTCGAGGACGACGCTCTTCGACTTTGCGTGA
- a CDS encoding DUF1294 domain-containing protein, whose product MIEGVGLVFILFVLLNLYTAYLFWSDKKKAIDGRWRTSEDMLVAFSFLGPFGAWWAMQHYRHKTQKMKFKLVPVFALLHMAVAVGALYLVLGGAW is encoded by the coding sequence ATGATAGAGGGTGTCGGTCTGGTCTTCATACTCTTTGTGCTCCTCAATCTCTACACCGCGTATCTCTTCTGGAGCGACAAGAAGAAGGCGATCGACGGCAGGTGGCGGACTTCTGAGGATATGCTTGTTGCATTCTCGTTCCTGGGACCGTTCGGGGCCTGGTGGGCGATGCAGCACTACCGGCACAAGACGCAGAAGATGAAGTTCAAGTTGGTGCCGGTCTTTGCGCTCCTCCATATGGCGGTGGCGGTGGGGGCGCTGTACCTGGTGCTGGGCGGGGCCTGGTGA
- a CDS encoding ketopantoate reductase family protein, whose amino-acid sequence MKVLILGAGAVGLSLAARLSDYCDVHAVCRQRHADAIAERGLVLTGLWGEGTHHFSASEEVPAGERYDYIFITSKALATRAICEQFADVIKDTETVSLQNGIGNEEIIAGYTDRVIGGTIITGFEWRGDARVHVSVVGGPMKLGRFPDGPDQKVEALVALVEQAGVPVEGSDHIKGDLWAKTLYNSSLNPLGALMNVPYGKLLHPMPWGIIEHVVREAYAVMDREGVRVPWKTADDYLAYLHDVQVPSTAEHHASMLQDIMHGHLTEIDFMNGEIAARARKYELDAPYNDCITRLMHFRESLLEQ is encoded by the coding sequence ATGAAAGTGCTGATACTCGGAGCCGGTGCAGTCGGACTCTCCCTTGCCGCCAGGCTCTCTGACTACTGTGATGTCCATGCCGTCTGCAGGCAGCGGCATGCCGATGCGATCGCCGAACGCGGCCTGGTGCTGACCGGGCTCTGGGGCGAGGGGACGCACCACTTCTCGGCCTCTGAGGAGGTGCCTGCAGGCGAGCGCTACGACTACATCTTCATCACCTCCAAGGCACTTGCCACCCGTGCGATCTGCGAGCAGTTCGCCGACGTGATCAAGGACACCGAGACGGTCAGTCTCCAGAACGGGATCGGGAACGAGGAGATCATCGCCGGGTACACCGACCGGGTCATCGGCGGCACGATCATCACCGGGTTCGAGTGGCGGGGCGATGCCCGCGTCCATGTCTCGGTGGTCGGGGGCCCGATGAAACTGGGGCGGTTCCCGGACGGTCCTGACCAGAAGGTGGAGGCTCTTGTCGCCCTCGTCGAGCAGGCCGGGGTTCCGGTCGAGGGGAGCGACCATATCAAGGGCGATCTCTGGGCGAAGACCCTGTACAACTCCTCGCTCAACCCGCTGGGCGCCCTGATGAATGTGCCGTACGGCAAACTCCTCCACCCGATGCCCTGGGGGATCATCGAGCACGTGGTCAGGGAGGCCTATGCCGTGATGGACAGGGAGGGCGTCCGCGTCCCCTGGAAGACGGCCGACGACTACCTCGCCTATCTCCATGACGTCCAGGTGCCGAGCACCGCCGAGCACCATGCCTCCATGCTCCAGGACATCATGCATGGGCATCTGACCGAGATCGACTTCATGAACGGGGAGATCGCGGCCAGGGCACGAAAATATGAACTTGATGCCCCCTACAATGACTGCATCACCAGGCTGATGCACTTCCGCGAGTCGCTCCTGGAGCAGTGA
- a CDS encoding dihydroorotate dehydrogenase — MITLQPGEITVGGVALHNHLLLAAGVLGTTGASLKRMLRLGAGGVVTKSIGPEPNPGHHGPCLVRTEGGLLNAMGLPNPSKEFVDEIEPLKDDPVVVSIYGKDPDDFKEVAGWFAGTGTARGFELNVSCPHAAGYGAAIGTDPEMVLECTRAVASHGLPVWVKLTPNVTDITTIGLAAEKGGASAIVAVNTVRAMRISTEMRRPVLGYRSGGLSGKAIFPIAVKCVWDLYEACSVPIIGCGGVSTAEDVVEMMMAGAQAVEVGSAVVDDVRVFEQIARGLYSGDGVAAEEIVGAAHHV, encoded by the coding sequence ATGATTACCCTCCAACCTGGCGAAATAACGGTCGGCGGGGTCGCTCTTCACAACCATCTCCTCCTCGCGGCCGGAGTGCTCGGGACGACCGGTGCGTCCCTCAAACGGATGCTCAGGCTCGGGGCGGGCGGCGTGGTGACCAAGTCCATCGGCCCAGAACCAAACCCCGGGCACCACGGTCCCTGCCTGGTCAGGACCGAGGGCGGGCTGCTCAACGCGATGGGGCTGCCAAACCCCTCAAAGGAGTTTGTGGATGAGATCGAACCCCTCAAGGACGATCCTGTGGTCGTGAGCATCTATGGCAAGGACCCGGACGACTTCAAGGAGGTCGCCGGATGGTTTGCCGGGACAGGAACGGCCCGCGGCTTTGAACTGAATGTGAGCTGCCCGCATGCCGCCGGCTATGGGGCGGCGATCGGGACCGACCCTGAGATGGTGCTCGAGTGCACGCGGGCGGTGGCCTCCCATGGCCTGCCGGTCTGGGTGAAACTCACCCCAAATGTCACCGACATCACCACCATCGGCCTGGCCGCCGAGAAGGGCGGGGCGAGCGCGATCGTGGCGGTCAACACCGTGCGCGCGATGCGGATCTCCACCGAGATGCGCCGCCCGGTCCTGGGATACCGGAGCGGCGGGCTTTCTGGCAAGGCGATCTTCCCGATCGCAGTGAAGTGCGTCTGGGACCTCTACGAGGCCTGCTCGGTCCCGATCATCGGGTGCGGCGGGGTGTCGACGGCTGAGGACGTCGTCGAGATGATGATGGCCGGCGCGCAGGCCGTCGAGGTCGGAAGCGCGGTCGTCGACGATGTGCGGGTCTTCGAGCAGATCGCACGCGGGCTGTACTCCGGCGACGGGGTGGCGGCCGAGGAGATCGTGGGGGCGGCGCACCATGTCTGA
- a CDS encoding ATP-dependent DNA helicase — MDPLEDWFPYPSFRPNQREMLEFAAETARDGGIAMIDAPTGSGKSSVVSALLSARGTKKVVVAVRTISQLATFIRELELVRKVKPTLTFAYLVGKRSMCPLGGEGDPYRRCEAVKAFSSSLMRERAQKGSLVPNEDPEIQTQIRKMDQEHPLLCPYFIKSRVFVKDTEEGGLRMVPSGALRDRATQVRRKNILPENLNAFCRGLCPYETMMQAARGADVLICNFHHLFNDDVRDQLYANLDIKPEDVLLLIDEAHNCGDVVEGIQSVVLEARVLEGTMTELAHLSKHMKTVNAVRQVLPNVSRFMDDLKRSPKGEDWFDPAIFHRMAIRGTLYKGLEEVVEDLSRIADRVSEKNKNAGIYKESAVEQFSEFMYRVFRAGADPTFLTLYRSSEGEVELEVRNIDPSGKMQEICEAHAAAVLISGTLSPLDAYMKYFFGDLEVSTKSLPNSFPRENRLLACANDVTTTYRKRRDPLNTERIVGYIRAFAQAPGNLAIYFPSYQLLNTYAEACGSRVNGKKVYVEPRESGEATATLREFVGLPERGRAGLLFAVCGGKWSEGLDYRGEMLRGAMVVGLPLAPYNNVRRMVIDYYKHKFGREGEFISYTLPAINRATQALGRVLRTPEDTGVLVFAEQRFLDPGVKDGLPPWMQQEMKECGLEEFMRLVLTWKKRR; from the coding sequence ATGGACCCGCTTGAAGACTGGTTCCCGTATCCGTCCTTCCGCCCGAACCAGAGGGAGATGCTGGAGTTCGCCGCCGAGACCGCGCGCGACGGCGGGATCGCGATGATCGACGCCCCCACCGGGAGCGGGAAATCGAGCGTCGTCTCAGCCCTCCTCTCCGCCCGCGGCACGAAGAAGGTGGTCGTGGCGGTGCGGACCATCTCACAACTTGCGACATTTATCAGAGAACTCGAACTGGTCAGGAAGGTAAAGCCCACCCTCACCTTTGCATACCTCGTCGGAAAGCGATCGATGTGCCCGCTCGGCGGGGAGGGCGACCCCTACCGGCGGTGCGAGGCGGTCAAGGCCTTTTCCTCATCTTTGATGCGTGAAAGGGCGCAGAAGGGCTCGCTTGTCCCGAACGAGGATCCTGAGATCCAGACACAGATCAGAAAGATGGACCAGGAGCACCCGCTCCTCTGCCCCTACTTCATCAAGAGCCGGGTCTTTGTGAAGGACACCGAGGAAGGTGGCCTGCGGATGGTGCCGTCAGGGGCGCTCCGCGACCGGGCCACCCAGGTGCGGCGCAAAAACATCCTGCCCGAGAACCTCAACGCCTTCTGCCGGGGGCTCTGCCCGTACGAGACGATGATGCAGGCGGCCCGCGGTGCCGACGTCCTCATCTGCAACTTCCACCATCTCTTCAACGACGACGTCAGGGACCAGCTGTACGCCAACCTCGACATCAAACCCGAAGACGTCCTCCTCCTCATCGACGAGGCCCATAACTGCGGGGACGTCGTCGAGGGGATCCAGAGCGTCGTCCTGGAGGCAAGAGTGCTCGAAGGGACGATGACCGAACTGGCCCACCTCTCAAAGCATATGAAGACGGTGAACGCCGTCAGGCAGGTCCTCCCCAATGTCTCGCGCTTCATGGACGACCTCAAGCGCTCGCCCAAAGGCGAGGACTGGTTCGACCCGGCGATCTTCCACCGTATGGCCATCAGGGGCACACTATACAAAGGGCTTGAAGAGGTCGTCGAAGACCTCTCCAGGATCGCCGACCGGGTCTCTGAGAAGAACAAGAACGCCGGGATCTACAAGGAGAGCGCGGTCGAGCAGTTCTCCGAGTTCATGTACCGGGTCTTTCGTGCCGGGGCCGACCCGACCTTCCTCACCCTGTACCGCTCCTCCGAGGGCGAGGTCGAACTTGAGGTGCGAAATATCGACCCAAGCGGGAAGATGCAGGAGATCTGCGAGGCCCATGCCGCCGCGGTCCTCATCTCGGGCACCCTTTCTCCCCTTGACGCCTACATGAAATATTTCTTCGGCGACCTTGAGGTCAGCACCAAGTCCCTCCCGAACAGTTTCCCGCGGGAGAACCGGTTGCTTGCCTGTGCAAACGACGTCACCACCACCTACCGGAAGCGCCGCGATCCCCTGAACACCGAGCGGATCGTCGGCTATATCAGGGCCTTCGCCCAGGCACCCGGCAACCTGGCCATCTACTTCCCCTCATACCAACTCCTCAACACCTATGCCGAGGCCTGCGGGAGCCGGGTCAATGGCAAGAAGGTCTATGTCGAGCCCAGGGAATCGGGCGAGGCGACGGCGACACTGCGCGAGTTCGTCGGTCTCCCTGAGCGGGGGAGGGCCGGGCTCCTCTTTGCGGTCTGCGGCGGCAAGTGGAGCGAGGGGCTCGACTACCGTGGCGAGATGCTGCGCGGGGCGATGGTCGTCGGCCTCCCGCTGGCGCCGTACAACAATGTCCGCCGGATGGTCATCGACTATTACAAGCACAAGTTCGGGCGGGAAGGCGAGTTCATCTCGTACACCCTCCCGGCGATCAACAGGGCCACCCAGGCGCTCGGCCGGGTGTTGCGGACCCCTGAAGACACAGGGGTGCTCGTCTTTGCCGAGCAGCGGTTCCTGGATCCAGGGGTGAAGGACGGCCTCCCCCCCTGGATGCAGCAGGAGATGAAAGAGTGTGGGCTCGAGGAGTTCATGCGCCTGGTGCTCACATGGAAGAAACGGCGGTGA
- a CDS encoding dihydroorotate dehydrogenase electron transfer subunit, with protein sequence MSDLPMLPVRVTVKAVVEETPSVRTFYFEPAIPSSPGQFVMVWVPGVDEVPMALSSATSITVQQVGDATTAIFGLKPGDSLGIRGPLGNGFTVSGKTLAIGGGVGAAPLLHLAVEGKVSTFLLGARTADELLFAPVINASSNLKIATDDGTAGHHGVVTDLMDEIDLEDYDHICVCGPEIMMLKVLERLHAAGVADRGQFSLHRYMKCGIGVCGSCATDPHGLRVCRDGPVFTGADLLESEFGRYARDATGSKVVFPWAKKTEE encoded by the coding sequence ATGTCTGACCTCCCGATGCTCCCGGTGCGGGTGACGGTCAAGGCGGTCGTCGAGGAGACGCCGTCGGTGCGGACCTTCTACTTCGAGCCCGCCATACCCTCCTCACCCGGCCAGTTCGTGATGGTCTGGGTGCCTGGCGTCGACGAGGTGCCGATGGCTCTCTCCTCGGCGACCTCGATCACGGTCCAGCAGGTCGGCGACGCCACGACGGCGATATTTGGGCTCAAGCCCGGCGACTCCCTCGGGATCCGCGGCCCGCTCGGGAACGGGTTCACGGTGAGCGGCAAGACCCTGGCCATCGGCGGCGGGGTCGGGGCCGCCCCCCTCCTTCACCTTGCGGTGGAGGGGAAGGTGAGCACCTTCCTCCTGGGGGCGCGGACCGCCGACGAACTCCTCTTCGCCCCGGTGATCAACGCCTCCTCCAACCTGAAGATCGCCACCGACGACGGCACGGCCGGCCACCACGGGGTGGTCACCGACCTGATGGACGAGATCGACCTGGAGGACTACGACCACATATGCGTCTGCGGCCCCGAGATCATGATGCTCAAGGTGCTCGAACGTCTCCATGCCGCCGGCGTCGCCGACCGCGGCCAGTTCTCGCTCCACCGCTACATGAAGTGCGGGATCGGGGTCTGCGGTTCGTGCGCCACCGACCCCCACGGCCTGCGGGTCTGCCGGGACGGTCCGGTCTTCACCGGCGCCGACCTCCTGGAGTCTGAGTTCGGGCGCTATGCACGGGACGCCACCGGCAGCAAGGTCGTCTTCCCGTGGGCGAAGAAAACAGAAGAGTGA
- a CDS encoding RNA-guided endonuclease TnpB family protein — translation MLRAYRYRLYPTKSQVTLLEQTLEICRWVYNDTLALRKNAWEEEQRSISLYETNKILTQWKKERPDLKQVYAQTLQNVQMRVDLAFKAYFRRVKAGEKPGYPRFKGKGRYDSFTYPQGPKGGFKFNGGRLHLSKIGDVRIVLHRSIVGTIKTLTIRRSSTGKWYACFSAECDPAPAPQKETVVGIDVGLESFATLSNGEKIENPRFFRTDQKALARAQRKLSKAEKGTPERKKARKIVAHIHERIANRRLNFAHQTSRKLVDRFGTIVFEDLNIIKMEQNHHLAKSIADVAWNQFITITESKAEDAGSRVVLVNPRNTSQQCSRCGMIVAKALSDRVHSCPHCGLVMDRDQNAAINIMRLGLQSQG, via the coding sequence ATGCTTAGGGCATATCGGTATCGGCTCTATCCCACAAAGTCTCAGGTTACTCTTCTTGAGCAGACGCTTGAGATATGTCGGTGGGTCTATAACGATACGCTTGCATTGCGGAAGAACGCCTGGGAAGAGGAACAGCGTTCAATTTCTCTCTATGAGACGAACAAGATCCTGACGCAGTGGAAGAAAGAACGACCTGATCTGAAACAGGTCTATGCTCAAACTCTCCAGAATGTTCAAATGCGCGTGGATCTTGCCTTCAAAGCGTACTTCCGGCGGGTGAAAGCAGGGGAAAAACCAGGCTATCCCAGGTTCAAGGGGAAAGGACGATACGACAGTTTTACGTACCCTCAAGGTCCGAAAGGAGGGTTTAAGTTCAATGGGGGCCGCCTCCATCTCTCAAAGATCGGAGACGTGAGGATCGTCCTCCACCGCTCTATCGTGGGAACGATCAAGACCCTCACTATCAGACGTTCATCAACCGGGAAATGGTACGCTTGCTTCTCGGCCGAGTGTGATCCCGCTCCTGCACCGCAGAAGGAGACCGTCGTCGGGATCGATGTGGGTCTTGAGTCCTTCGCCACCCTCTCGAACGGAGAGAAGATCGAGAACCCACGGTTCTTCCGTACCGACCAGAAGGCCCTTGCGAGAGCGCAGAGGAAACTCTCGAAGGCAGAGAAGGGTACACCCGAACGGAAGAAAGCCCGAAAGATCGTCGCACACATTCACGAACGGATCGCCAACAGAAGGCTCAATTTTGCTCACCAGACTTCCCGGAAGTTGGTGGATCGGTTTGGTACGATTGTGTTCGAGGATCTGAACATCATAAAAATGGAACAGAACCACCATCTGGCAAAAAGCATTGCAGATGTTGCCTGGAATCAGTTCATCACGATCACCGAGAGCAAAGCGGAGGATGCTGGCTCACGCGTGGTCCTGGTGAACCCCAGAAACACGTCTCAGCAATGTTCCAGGTGTGGCATGATCGTCGCAAAGGCGCTTTCTGATCGTGTTCATTCCTGCCCGCATTGCGGGTTGGTGATGGATCGTGACCAGAACGCGGCGATCAATATTATGAGATTGGGACTGCAATCTCAGGGGTAA